One segment of Spiroplasma cantharicola DNA contains the following:
- a CDS encoding DeoR/GlpR family DNA-binding transcription regulator — MHKLERKDVILNKIIEKNFISSKDLFDYAFSIGINKTTARRDLKELQDEEKISLTFGGITSRVENIYETDRSEKVQHKNFEKNIMAREAIKFIKDDEIIFCSPGTTIERFVREIKTKVKLLVTNSFPVFLEAWKNNKIVDVFLLGGIFKEKSQVFYNRNTKKYLEGIKFSKLFFSCLSLDYEGNIYDDFVPEVDTLRDALKISKEKILLVDSSKIKDEGIEKVTNIKEIDIVITDEKSKEKIGTRFPNVNIIYSNGEKNE, encoded by the coding sequence ATGCACAAATTAGAAAGAAAAGATGTTATATTAAACAAAATTATAGAAAAAAATTTTATTTCTTCAAAGGATTTATTTGATTATGCTTTTAGTATTGGCATTAATAAAACAACTGCTAGAAGAGATTTAAAAGAGTTACAAGATGAAGAAAAAATTAGTTTAACTTTTGGAGGTATTACTTCAAGAGTAGAAAATATATATGAAACAGATAGATCAGAAAAAGTTCAACATAAAAATTTTGAAAAAAATATTATGGCAAGAGAAGCTATAAAATTTATTAAAGATGATGAAATTATTTTTTGTTCTCCGGGAACAACTATTGAAAGATTTGTAAGAGAAATAAAAACAAAAGTTAAATTGCTAGTTACAAATTCATTCCCAGTTTTTTTAGAAGCTTGAAAAAATAATAAAATAGTAGATGTATTTTTGCTTGGTGGAATTTTTAAAGAAAAGTCTCAAGTTTTTTATAATCGAAATACTAAAAAATATCTTGAGGGGATTAAATTTTCTAAACTTTTTTTTAGTTGTCTATCATTAGATTATGAAGGAAATATTTATGATGATTTTGTACCTGAAGTTGATACATTAAGAGATGCTTTGAAAATTTCAAAAGAGAAAATCTTATTAGTTGATTCTTCAAAAATAAAAGATGAAGGAATTGAGAAAGTTACAAATATAAAGGAAATTGATATTGTAATAACTGATGAAAAGAGTAAAGAAAAAATTGGAACTAGATTTCCAAATGTAAATATAATTTATTCTAATGGAGAAAAAAATGAATAA
- the mreB gene encoding rod shape-determining protein: MKIEERTFIALDLGTSNILAYVGRQGIVYDEPSIMAYDNITNTLVALGQDAYELIGKTNENIRMEIPIKDGVITDLDAARDMLKHVFSKLKMLNEWKNSIILLACPSEVTELEREALKQVAYDMGAEIVIVEEEVKMAALGAGINIEIPKGNIVIDIGGGTTDIAIISAGDIIISRSIKVAGNAFNEEVKKYIRSEYNVTIGDKTAEEVKKELGSLAKYKGERTMSVFGRDIISGLPKEAIISSEEIRNVLVNAFSRITDLLIELMENTPPELAGDIITNGFMICGGGSKIRGIKEYFNGIFSVPCHLTANPLTGVIEGSKVWQKTINQRIDNDYYGKNAKSVKKGSQTSYL; this comes from the coding sequence ATGAAAATAGAGGAACGTACATTTATTGCTTTAGACTTAGGAACAAGCAATATATTAGCTTATGTAGGAAGACAAGGAATTGTTTACGACGAACCATCAATTATGGCATATGACAATATTACTAATACATTAGTTGCATTAGGTCAAGATGCTTATGAATTAATTGGTAAAACTAATGAAAACATTAGAATGGAAATACCAATTAAAGATGGTGTTATTACAGATTTAGATGCTGCAAGAGATATGTTAAAACATGTTTTCAGTAAGCTAAAAATGTTAAACGAATGAAAAAATTCAATTATTTTATTAGCTTGTCCAAGTGAGGTAACAGAATTAGAGAGAGAAGCTCTAAAACAAGTTGCTTATGATATGGGTGCTGAAATTGTCATTGTTGAAGAAGAAGTAAAAATGGCAGCTTTAGGAGCAGGAATTAATATTGAAATTCCAAAAGGTAATATAGTAATTGATATTGGTGGAGGAACTACTGATATTGCTATTATTTCAGCTGGAGATATAATTATTTCAAGATCAATTAAAGTTGCAGGAAATGCATTTAATGAAGAAGTAAAAAAATATATTAGATCAGAATATAACGTTACTATTGGTGATAAAACTGCTGAAGAAGTAAAAAAAGAATTAGGTTCATTAGCTAAATATAAAGGTGAAAGAACTATGTCTGTTTTTGGAAGAGATATTATTTCTGGATTACCAAAAGAAGCAATTATTAGTTCAGAAGAGATTAGAAACGTTTTAGTTAATGCTTTTAGTAGAATTACTGATTTATTAATTGAATTAATGGAAAACACACCTCCAGAATTGGCTGGGGATATAATCACTAACGGATTTATGATCTGTGGTGGTGGTTCAAAAATAAGAGGTATTAAAGAATACTTTAATGGGATTTTCTCAGTTCCTTGTCATTTAACAGCAAACCCGCTAACTGGTGTAATAGAGGGTTCAAAGGTATGACAAAAAACAATTAATCAAAGAATTGATAATGATTACTATGGAAAAAATGCAAAAAGCGTTAAAAAGGGAAGTCAAACTTCATATTTATAA
- the mreB gene encoding rod shape-determining protein, with the protein MANKKPTFVSMDLGTANTLVYIAGQGIVYNEPSIVAYRIKENKIIAVGEEAYKMIGKGNKTIRVVRPMVDGVITDIRATEAQLRYIFSKLRITKQLKHSIMLLACPSVITELEKTALKKIAVNLGASQVFVEEEVKMAALGGGVNIYAPTGNLIVDMGGGTTDIAVLASGDIVLSKSVKVAGNYLNDECQKFIRSQYGLEVGSKTAESIKVNVGSLAKFPDERRMKVYGRDVVSGLPREIEITPEEVREVLKVPVSRIIDLTVQVLEDTPPELAGDIFRNGITICGGGALIKGIDKYFADTLQLPTKIGEQPLLAVINGTKKFESEIWEIIKAEKWHEDILSR; encoded by the coding sequence ATGGCAAATAAAAAACCAACATTCGTTTCTATGGACCTTGGAACAGCTAATACATTAGTATACATTGCTGGACAAGGAATCGTTTATAACGAACCATCAATAGTTGCTTACAGAATTAAAGAAAACAAAATTATCGCTGTAGGTGAAGAAGCATACAAAATGATAGGTAAAGGAAATAAAACTATTCGTGTCGTAAGACCAATGGTTGATGGAGTTATTACTGACATTAGAGCTACTGAAGCTCAATTAAGATATATATTTTCAAAACTAAGAATTACAAAACAATTAAAACACTCAATAATGCTATTAGCATGTCCTTCAGTTATTACTGAATTGGAAAAAACAGCTCTTAAAAAAATTGCTGTAAACCTAGGAGCATCTCAAGTATTTGTTGAAGAAGAAGTAAAAATGGCAGCTTTAGGTGGAGGAGTTAATATATATGCTCCTACTGGAAACCTAATAGTTGATATGGGTGGAGGAACTACTGATATAGCTGTTTTAGCATCAGGAGATATAGTTCTTTCAAAATCAGTTAAAGTTGCAGGAAACTATTTAAACGATGAATGTCAAAAATTCATTCGTTCACAATATGGACTAGAAGTTGGATCAAAAACTGCTGAATCAATTAAAGTTAACGTTGGTTCATTAGCTAAATTCCCAGATGAAAGACGTATGAAAGTTTATGGACGTGATGTTGTTTCTGGATTACCAAGAGAAATCGAAATTACTCCAGAAGAAGTGCGTGAGGTATTAAAAGTACCTGTATCAAGAATTATTGACTTAACAGTACAAGTTTTAGAAGATACACCACCAGAATTAGCTGGAGATATCTTTAGAAATGGTATTACAATTTGTGGAGGTGGAGCCTTAATTAAAGGTATCGACAAATACTTCGCAGATACATTACAATTACCAACAAAAATTGGTGAACAACCATTATTAGCAGTTATTAACGGAACTAAAAAATTCGAAAGTGAAATTTGAGAAATTATTAAAGCCGAAAAATGACACGAAGATATACTAAGTAGATAA